The following nucleotide sequence is from Oryzias latipes chromosome 20, ASM223467v1.
TTTGCATTACTTCAGGTTACTGGAATCTGACTCAGACTTTTGCTCATCTGATCATCCTTTAGCCGGTTCTTGTCTTTCAGTTGACTGATTATTTCAGTAAAGACCCTCCTATGAGTGTTTCCTCAGCAGACAGATGTTAACATCGTTTTTGTGCATCTAAAGTTTTATGATAAATGATGCTTTACCTTAGATGCACCttcaccttttcctttttttttctttgcatattGACAATTGGAAAAAttgtttgggtttgttttgttaCCAGCTTTTCGATGCCAAAAACATCCACCAGACATTCCAGCTCGTGTTCAACATAATCGTAAATGGCGACGGGACTTTAACCAGGAAGTACGCAGTTGACCTGTTGGTCGACCTGCTGAGGAACCCCAAAATAGCAGAGCATCTGACCAGGTACCTTCATGAACAACATGGTGTGTTGCCGTTTGCTCAGAGTTGTCTCACAAAGATGGTTTTACCTTCTTAGATATCAGCACTTCTCGGCGTGTGTGACTCAAGTTTTAGGCCTTCTGCATTCCAAAGATGCTGACTCTGCGACAAAGGTGAGATGATCATTTACTAAACACACAGTTGATGCTAGAGGTAACTAAGTCATGAGCAGATGAGACTGTGAAACCTGCCGCtgtaaagcagaagaaaaagcatttttatgtgAATTTAGTGTTCAGTattttacaaacacaaataGTTTTTTATGTCACTGCTCGGCTGCTTTAgttattccatccatccatccatccatccatccatccaaccgtcTTTTTAACCCGctgtatccctttcggggtcagggGTCCTGCCAGAGCCTAACAGTCATACACACTCACAGTCACAGCCAGGGACACTGGAGAGTTATCAGTTAACCTCTGAAGCATGtgtttggacggtgggaggaagccggagtgcctggagaaaacccacgcatacacggagtgaccatgcaaactccacgcagaaGGGCCccggctgggatttgaaccaaggccttctcactgtcaacccagagtgctaaccactacgtTATTTATGCATTATAAGTTagggttaatggcagacgaaAGGCGCATTTTCAGAGATTAACGCacgccatggaagcctgaaccgtccgacgcaaaGCGGAGTTAATGCTGATGATGctcacttcgaaggccattatcccacttataccatggtcacttacaaaaataaataaatatccaaCTCGTTTTCAGTACTtgattcttgttatttttacagtttggatcactgttttcacaaaaagtggactatttggtGGTGCGACACGTGaccgctttttttttgtccagaggatggagtttgttttaaagaagccagcgcagtgatatagaacatttaggcGTGGTAtatcactgtggtatatcactttttaatccacacccagcagccaatcagaatcgagaattcacccTGACCATGCTATAACTACTTATAACTAGAGCAGCTGCTGCACATCAGTCTGTGAAGGATTATGACAGCTTCAAAACTCATTTTCCTCATGTTACTGTTTGTATAAGTTCAGCCTAAAGGTCAAAGGAACTGTGAGGACTCAGAGCTGCTCACGCTACAGCAGACAGTTTGGATGGAAGCTTTTAAAGCAATGGAATCATTGGTTCCTGTAAACCAGCAATGTCCTTTCTTCCCAGAACAATGAAATGGAAAGCAAAGCTGGGTTCTGAAAGGTTCTCCAGGAAATCCTCTGAACTGTCTGTGTTGTGCAGGTGCTGGAGCTTGTCCTGGCCATGTGCTGCGTCTCCGGCCTGCGCTCGCAGCTGTGCGACGTGGTCTTCAGGCCGGCTGCACCCAAACTCAGAGCTGTGGGCCGAAAGCAGGGTGGGGGCCTGGAGTGTGGTCTGGCTTTGGTGCAGTGGCTGACCTCGCCTGTGGAGGGCGCCGAGTCCTGCTCACTGCAGGTCCTGAGCCTGCTGAACAAGCTACTGGAGGTAGGACATGAAGACAACCCATTAGAGTGGGTCAGTGCtttaaaatgcagctttaaaagtcatttttctgtaaaaggTGCATTTTATCATCCTGCTGCGTCAATTCAATGCTGGTGGTGCTGCTGCATCCAAACGCCTTAAAACACGTAGAAAAAGAAGGTTTTGTGCGTTTCTAGGAGGAACATTGTTCAGCGgaaggtttgttttaaaccttagTTCTGCTGTATTTCAGACTCAGACTTTACATGAGCCCCGCCGTCTGGGGCTTTAGTGAGCTGATTTAAAGTCACTATGGAAACCAAAGAAACTAAAGCTTCAAAGGGGAAAGCCAGAGTTTTCTTGTTGGGTTTACAACCAGcactttttgtttctgtacattcacatgcacacatttaattttttctttgaattttccCAGCCTCCTAAAGCCCAATTCTGTTGCagtaaacattaaaatgttaacatctgaagaataaagttgttgtttcacaaatacagtTGGAGCCAGTTATCTGATCGCACTGTGTAACACATCCATGGCGAGTGACTCATGACCACTGTCTCGCTGCTTCAGTAAAACTCTGTCACAACGCCCTCATCTTCGTCAGACCTGCGTCATGAATGTTCTCCCCATTGCCCGTGTGGTGCAGGTTCTCGTCACGACTCTCTCTCCTCTCAGGAGTCGCTGGCAGCAGAGAGCGTGTCTGAATGTGCGCTGAGTTTTGTGGAAATGCTCCTTCCGGTCCTGCTGGGTCTCCTGAAGAGTTTGGATCCAGCACAAGGAGACGCGGTCCTCAGGAAGCATTGCCAGCGTGTCACACATGTcaccaacctgctgctgaatATCCTCCACAAACATCTGATGGTCTCTGTAGAGCAGGAGTCTGCAACCTTAAACGCTAAAAGAGCCTTTTGGAACAGCTTCTTCCAGGTCAAAACCCAGTGAGAACCGCTGAGTCCCACTGCACcatttagaaaatacatttgtttattaTAAATACAGCTGTTTATTTATGAATGTAGCTTTTAATTATTTACAATGATTAAACtacaaaagtgttttatttttctaggtGGAACAATTTGATCTCCAGAAATACAtgctcctttcaaaataaaacacaccctGTGTTATGtttctcctgctgcagcagatttacctgttttgaaaatgcaagaacattaaaataaataaataaaattaattaattaattaattaattaattaattaattgattaattaaaaaaattaaataaataaataaaaaaatctgacagCATTCGTGTAAAatccaatttttgttttaaatgtatacatgtaaatcttttgatctactttcccagtgatctttgaattatgattataaCGTTTTGAGCCAAGATCgaaaatctgtgtcattttctaggacatagtttctgcagagcgacattagttaatcagaaatttgtatctgagttgtgggcggaaccatTGGCGTGGAAAGCCTGCCCTAATTTCCCAacatcctttgtttacactctctcccactagctcacagcccctcacaccccacaCCTAACATAACTGGTGTAGCAAAAGTGGCGATCAATATCGTAGCtctccagccgtccagtttagatccagacgttcatggatctgtttgtctgacagtggatgatcagaatggagcacagcAGGAAGACTTTGACCCgctcagcgtattttctacgtaaaaAGTAGACGACCTTTTTTAACGTTATTTATTtcttcctgattcacaacaatttgaataatgaaatacaATTCTAggatcaattttctttatacaagaTGTCCATCAAATaccacaagatcatgttaaaagcGCCCTTTTAATTGGATTGCATCTTTAAAGAGCTTTGTGTCTGAACAGCAACCACTAACTATTCTGCAGCAGAAGATCAGAACAGGGCTTTAAGcattttctaataataaacCAATTTGACAGTAGAATAAACCTTTTACTGCTCAGTGATCTGACTTAACAACctaaaaagaaatgataaaacttAACAAAATAATCCAAGCTGCAAATGAATTATTTGTTGTAATCATTTGCATTAAAGAGCCACCTTTGGCTGCGGGGGCGTCAGGTTGCAGACTCCTGGTGTGGTGTGGTGTGGTGTGTGCAGCTCTTCCCCTCTGAAGCCTTAACTCTGTCACCTCTGTGCTTGGAGGAGTCCAGCAGGTCTGTGGTATCAGCTCAGGTCAGTGCTCAGCTCTGCCTCACACAGGTAGAGACTCTCCTCTCCTGTTGTCATAGTAACGGCTCAGTCACCCTGCATCCCCCCCAGTGTGAGGATGACCTTAGGTGAGAGTGTCTGTCTGTTGTTGTATGATTTAAGCTGCAAACATTTCCAATATGCACGTCCGGTTAAAGGGCGGTGGTAATGCAGATGTCACTGGTGCGGTTTTCTTACAGTCAGGTCTGCGCAGAGGCTTTGCTGAAGACTTTAGAGTTAATGAGCAAACTGAGGCAGCAGGTGAAGGACATGGAGACCGGCTTCTACAGGATGTTACAGGTGCTCCTCATCATCATGCATCTTCATCTGCTGCTTTGAAGTTTGGCTCTAACTTGTTTCCCTTTGCAGGATCAGAGGATTGTGACTCCCCTCTCTCTGGCCCTGACGTCCCACCACAGAGAGCATGTGCAGACTGCTCTCGCTCTGCTGCTTGAAGCCACGCCCCTTCCAGACTTCCCCTCAATGATGTGAGTCATAGGccagaaaaagtaaatattgtTTTCTAATAATGCCTATAaacaatttttaataatttacccctttttttgttctccAGATTAGGAGAAAGCATTGCTGCCCACAATGCATATCGCCACAGGGAGGCTGAGCTGTCAATCAAGAGGCTTGCCGTGCAGGAAGTCCCGCCTCCCAGGGTGAACAGCAGCATGGACACTTCCAGCTCCTCCAAGACTATCAGCAGTCTGGCGGAGAAGATCCAGAGTGGGCTGGAGGTACAACCTGCGCCAGCGTCTTACTATGACAGTGAATGCATGGAAACACATGACTGCAACCCCCCCAGCATCCCACAGACCTGTGCCGCCAATCACTGACTTACCTTTCACTGGTTAGACTTGCTCCTTCAGTTTTGCGTGTTCACTGGGTTTTAATGAGCTTTCAAGTATCAGAGTGAAGCACAAATATCAGTGCAGTGCTGATCCttttgaaacaaagaagtctGATTAGTAAGAAGTGAGGCTGCTAAGAAACACATTCAGCATTTCAGTTAGTTTACAAATGATCCATTTATTCTGtctaaaaacagcttcttttggTTTGAAGaaagttttgattttaatgAACTGATGAGTCTTCTTTCTTCATATTAGTTAGCAGCTGTCCTCTGTTAGCAGTTGTTATTGTGCCGCTGCAGGCTCAGTGGGCCCTCTCTCCTGTTGTGCAGAGGTGGGCGACGAGCCAGGAGGTTTTTCTATTCTGTAGATGGTTTGACATTTTGAACCCTGTGCTGTTGGCCTCGTGTGGCCTGTCTGCGCTGCTGAACCCTCTGTGTTTCTGCCGGCAGCTGCAGGAGCAAATGAAGGACTCGCACGTGTCGGACATCATTGAGGTCTACGAGCAGAAGCTGGCTGCGTTTGCGGTGAGGTTTCCCGAGGCTTGTTTCCCGTTTGCTCGCCGTTTGAGCTCACTGTCTTATCTCAGAGCTGCACTTCAGCAGATGAAGCTTTTGTAGCAGATGTGTCTGTGTTTCCCGTCAGTCTAAGGAGGGCCGTCTGCAGGACTTGTTGGAGGCCAAAGCGTTGGCGCTCTCTCAGGCCGACCGTCTCATCGCTCAGTACCGCCTCCAGCGAGCTCAAGCAGAGGCAGAGGTACTGCAGACGACCTGTCAGAATTCAAACCTTTGTGAAAGATCCAAACTCTGAAAGCAACATGGTTGGACAGATTCCATGAAGATCTTAGTATTTATCAAACTGAATGAACACATAAAGATTTACAATCTTAAGGATTTGAAACTATTGATCAGTAGATCTTTCTACAAACCAAGGTATTAGGCCACAATGGAAGGCTACTTTTATAGAAGAAGAGCGTTTGTTCTAATggtaaaaattagatttttataCAGCATCCTGGTGCTGTGGATTAGAGTCCCACATGGGTCAATGTAAGGACCGGAAGTATTCATCCTATATGTCAATGATATGATACCACATTTAAAATGTGGCATTTAGGCACATAACTGATCACttaaagaatatataaatagcTTTATTAGTAGCTCGCCTCGTGATAAGTCAATTGTTGTAAAAGCTAAACATGAATGTTTGATGTTGACCTTTCTGCATATCCTAgatttttacgctggatgcccttcctgacataaccctgtattttatctggccTGGGGACCGCTGTAGGTActataaccgttcggcctggagcTTCCGTTCGGCGTCCTGGGGctaatgctgacgtcacattatgtgattggctgtacgttgttccgatgacgtgtcagatagtgattggtctggacaaatacTACCATAGAGGAAAATGTTATaaagtctgttgtaaacaaacgtgcctttattattgttataattattataaaattaatgttcgcttatagtttttttaaattgtgcgTCCAGTGCTTCATTATTGGCAGAACGGACCCAAAAgcacaacatttagccgtgctaacaacattttcagccacggctgaacttaaGCTGGAATAACAAGCGGATTGAGGCAAAATctatttataaaaattacaaagaatattgtcagacgcaatttatgagggaaaataactttaggttacaaaagggaacgtgaaatgaaaatttgcAGATGTCGatgctacgtagtttgtccaagtggggttaccgtagtgtgacgttaccttcagtcaaaaggaccccgaacggaagttccaggccgaacggttgtggtacctacaccggcacagggggacccagacttgtggccccttgtggctacatagttggcTACAGTGTTGAGGGTCTAAGGACCtgcactggatgaagctcatcatcCCCCCTGGGAAACTAACCCTGATTTTCTATGTGCCAATCTTCCAGCTGCCTTAAACCTAAACCGCAATACATAACCGTGTTAATTAATAAAAGGGATAACATTGAGCCAActattgacaaaataaaaactgatgcagtgttttaaaataatagaTCTTTGTGAAATCTTATTCAGACAAAAGACAGACTTTGCCGTCCAAGATGCTGTCGATTCAGAACAGTAATTAGAAAAAGGCTACAGATGTCAGAGCTCAATGCGGATGGTTGCTGAGGTTTTCCACCTGCAGGCTCGGAAGCTGGCGAGTCTGTTGAAGGACGCCGAGCGCCGGCGGGAGGATCTGCAGGGCAAGCTGAGCTGCCAGGCTCTGGAGGTGGAGCGATCCAAAGCCGACATGGGAGAGCTGCTGCAGCACAACAGCCGACTGCAGAGGGACTCTGAGGAACACCAGGCTCTGAAAGGAGCCTACAACTCCCTGCTCAACAGGTCAGAGGCAATTCTGAGGAGCATTTACATCAACCCTGCAGGCTTATTTCTGCTTATGAAATAGCTTTTGGTTGTGACTGTGTGGGACAGCTGGACCCCTTCTTTAAGTAGAAATTCTCAACTTTGTTTACCTTGATGCAGCTTTGCTAGTTTCTTTGGCCAGTTCCTTAATCCGGTGGCGTTTATGGCAGGTCTTGTGTTACTTCATGGCCTTTATATTCTCAGAACCAAGCATTAAATGGCTCATTGGTTAAAGGCTTTAGTAATAGTGTGTTGGAGTAAAGACCCCCTGGTTTTTATCTTTCTGGAACATTTCCTCTGCAGGTTTAATGAAacagagcagctgctgaaggagctgcagacCGCTCACATTCTTCTCACCAAGCAGAGCGACTCTCTGAAGAAGACCCACGATGCTCTTCAGCTGCAGCACCACAGGTGATTGTGTCTGAGTCCTGCCCCCTCATCTCTAGATGAAGGTTTCTCCACCCagtttttacacaaaacacGCAATCCATCTGTGAACAAAACTGCTGATTTATGCGACCAAATGCTAAATAACAGCATCAGCAAAAGGAGGTTAGGCACCAAAGTCCCAACGCTGAATCACTTACTGGAACAAAACACTTCCCACCAACAATGTTACCTCACATAATGGGGAGGAAAATGAATATAATGACAAATACTGGCCTGGATTACTAAAGCTTAGCAAAACAGATCCAACTacaaggagctgcatttccagaagaaaatgcaggctTGAATGCTGAACTGCTGAATGAGAATGAAAGTTAGAGTTATAATTGGCAAAagaattttaaatcaataaatgatcaaagttgaccataaataaagtgaaaacagcacaacaacaaaaaaggtatgtttgtgaaaaatgccagagccgggtatcgaaccagcgagcttcagcaccaaggattccccgtGGATTTCAATGTaagcagaaatcctggaatatcttgaaaaggtcaaggatttgaaggtccaaaagtcacagctggaaaaagctggaagagctgaacatttgaatagttgaatagataaaatagctgaaaaattgtagaaggagttaagcggcaaaaaatggcagaagatactataattaagaaagaaaaataggaaaacaattggttgaatgctttatagcattgtCAGTTCATCAACCATGAGACACTAGCAAAGAGAGCTGGGCAGAGCAGACCATGATTCAGCAAACAACCCCGTGGTTCTGATCCTGTCGGGGGTGAAGACCACCAAGCTCTGAACCGCCACAGCTGAGCCCCCCTCAGAGAGGTGACACAAGACGGTGATTTTAGGGAAGACTCttcacaaagatccacaaagcGCAGTGAGGTCCCACTCTGCCACAAAGACAGTCCACAGCTGCAGGCCTTACAGCCTGACGTCTCTGCTGACGCTTCTGTTGCTTCTACAGGACGGCGTCTGCTCTTCaggagagagaggaggagatcAAAGCACTCCATTTAGAGATCCAGAGGAAAAACAGCGACATTGCAGGTCAGTGTGGAAGCTCTAGATCACTCATGGCTGAATTTGAGAGCTTTAGAGGGTGTATTGGGAATGCGCTGTCTTTGCTTCTGTCCTCTGGCAGGTCTGCGTGTCAGCCTGCAGGCCGAGGAGGAGAAGGTTCAAGAAAAGGAGACAGAGAGGAGAAACCTGGAGGAGACTTTGGACATTTTGAGGAAAGAGCTGAACAAAACGGAACAGGCCAGGAAAGACGCCAGCATTAAGGTACGAGGCCATCTCATCACCCTTAGACATGTGCACTCTCTGTCCTTTCAATTTAACACAGGAAATGTTTAAGATTaatattctttattcaaattatgtgATTGAACACTGTTAGCacagaaaacaatgtttttggtgtCTCAAAGCTTTCCGTGTGCTATTCTGTCTGAGAAACTTCACATGGAAGCAGCGGCCTGAACATGTTCTGCTTTGCAGGCT
It contains:
- the cip2a gene encoding protein CIP2A, producing MDTTTCLKSLLLAIQQYRDGRTAQQAAQLQKQVEEVWGLKCEQLLTSGSALTSECVSMLVELTANPHTEPSLKSSIISLLAQLASDNSTRELLHSSYNLTSTLAAVIHCYSSTPGEPLVLQCLQVLQKLTYNTRVFQSNSCIHQLLEFLMTSIQSHSDDIILPCLGLMANLCRDNPSVQTHIKSLDNVKPFYRTLINFLAHNSLTVVVFTLSILASLTLNEKVGEKLFDAKNIHQTFQLVFNIIVNGDGTLTRKYAVDLLVDLLRNPKIAEHLTRYQHFSACVTQVLGLLHSKDADSATKVLELVLAMCCVSGLRSQLCDVVFRPAAPKLRAVGRKQGGGLECGLALVQWLTSPVEGAESCSLQVLSLLNKLLEESLAAESVSECALSFVEMLLPVLLGLLKSLDPAQGDAVLRKHCQRVTHVTNLLLTLCLEESSRSVVSAQVSAQLCLTQVETLLSCCHSNGSVTLHPPQCEDDLSQVCAEALLKTLELMSKLRQQVKDMETGFYRMLQDQRIVTPLSLALTSHHREHVQTALALLLEATPLPDFPSMILGESIAAHNAYRHREAELSIKRLAVQEVPPPRVNSSMDTSSSSKTISSLAEKIQSGLELQEQMKDSHVSDIIEVYEQKLAAFASKEGRLQDLLEAKALALSQADRLIAQYRLQRAQAEAEARKLASLLKDAERRREDLQGKLSCQALEVERSKADMGELLQHNSRLQRDSEEHQALKGAYNSLLNRFNETEQLLKELQTAHILLTKQSDSLKKTHDALQLQHHRTASALQEREEEIKALHLEIQRKNSDIAGLRVSLQAEEEKVQEKETERRNLEETLDILRKELNKTEQARKDASIKASSLELQKSQLESKLKLREEELNKHSAMIAMIHSLSSGKMKSDVNLSL